A single genomic interval of Dyella sp. GSA-30 harbors:
- the gltX gene encoding glutamate--tRNA ligase, with the protein MTVRTRFAPSPTGFLHIGGARTALYCWLEARRRGGQFVLRIEDTDRERSTDEAVKAILDAMHWLELDADEAPIYQTHRLARYKQVADELLAAGKAYYAYESKDEIEAMREAAMARGEKPRYNGYYRERNEPLRDDPNRVIRFKNPLEGTVVFDDKVKGRVEWANAELDDLVIFRSDGWPTYNFAVVVDDIDMGITEVIRGDDHVNNTPRQINIYHALGAAVPEFAHLPMILDQEGKKLSKRTNSVSVMEYRDAGFLPHALLNYLVRLGWSHGDQEIFSREEMVRLFDIGDVNKAASRFDVEKLAWLNQHYLKTDTPESIVPEFTWHLERAGVDFSKGPAPADVIVALRDRVQTLKEMTERAKIWYGPIVEWDDKAVAKHLQNDSAIGVLEAARAGLVALTEWTPAAIHGVVEQVATSLALGMGKIAQPLRVAMTGTQVSPSIDHTVYLAGRGEALARIDVAIAKARG; encoded by the coding sequence ATGACCGTACGCACCCGCTTTGCCCCCAGTCCCACCGGCTTCCTGCACATCGGTGGTGCACGCACCGCCTTGTATTGCTGGCTGGAAGCGCGCCGCCGCGGCGGCCAGTTCGTGCTGCGCATCGAGGATACCGACCGCGAGCGGTCGACGGACGAAGCCGTCAAGGCGATTCTCGACGCGATGCATTGGCTGGAGCTGGATGCTGACGAGGCGCCGATCTATCAGACGCATCGCCTGGCCCGCTACAAGCAGGTCGCCGACGAACTGCTCGCTGCCGGTAAAGCTTATTACGCCTACGAAAGCAAAGACGAGATCGAGGCGATGCGCGAGGCGGCGATGGCGCGTGGCGAGAAGCCGCGCTACAACGGCTATTACCGCGAGCGCAACGAGCCCCTGCGCGACGATCCCAACCGGGTCATCCGTTTCAAGAACCCGCTCGAAGGCACGGTGGTGTTCGACGACAAGGTCAAGGGTCGGGTGGAGTGGGCTAATGCCGAGCTGGACGATCTGGTGATCTTTCGCTCGGACGGCTGGCCTACCTATAACTTCGCCGTGGTCGTCGACGATATCGACATGGGCATCACCGAGGTGATCCGCGGCGACGATCATGTCAACAACACGCCGCGCCAGATCAATATCTATCATGCGCTCGGTGCCGCCGTGCCGGAGTTCGCGCACCTGCCGATGATCCTCGACCAGGAAGGCAAGAAGCTGTCCAAGCGCACCAACTCGGTCAGCGTGATGGAGTATCGCGACGCCGGCTTCCTGCCGCATGCGCTGCTCAATTACCTGGTGCGGCTGGGCTGGTCGCATGGCGACCAGGAAATCTTCTCGCGTGAGGAGATGGTCAGGCTGTTCGATATCGGCGATGTCAACAAGGCCGCTTCGCGCTTCGACGTCGAAAAGCTCGCCTGGCTCAACCAGCATTACCTCAAGACCGATACGCCCGAGTCGATCGTGCCGGAGTTCACCTGGCATCTCGAGCGCGCGGGTGTCGATTTCAGCAAGGGCCCGGCGCCCGCCGATGTGATCGTCGCCTTGCGCGATCGCGTGCAGACGCTGAAGGAAATGACTGAGCGCGCGAAGATCTGGTACGGCCCGATCGTCGAGTGGGACGACAAGGCGGTGGCCAAGCATCTGCAGAACGATAGCGCCATCGGCGTGCTGGAGGCGGCGCGTGCCGGCCTGGTCGCGTTGACCGAATGGACACCTGCCGCGATCCACGGCGTGGTCGAACAGGTCGCCACGTCGCTGGCGCTGGGTATGGGCAAGATCGCCCAGCCGTTGCGCGTGGCGATGACCGGTACGCAGGTCTCGCCGTCGATCGACCACACGGTTTATCTGGCTGGCCGCGGGGAAGCGCTTGCGCGCATCGATGTGGCGATCGCCAAGGCCCGGGGCTGA
- a CDS encoding 30S ribosomal protein THX, whose translation MGKGDRRTRRGKTYRGSYGNSRLHSAQPAVVGTKDTVTKPAAAKKAAAPKKKSA comes from the coding sequence ATGGGTAAGGGCGATCGTAGAACCCGTCGCGGCAAGACCTATCGTGGCAGCTACGGCAACAGCCGCTTGCACAGCGCCCAGCCGGCCGTGGTCGGCACGAAGGACACCGTGACCAAGCCGGCTGCCGCCAAGAAGGCCGCCGCGCCGAAGAAGAAGTCGGCCTGA
- a CDS encoding phosphatase PAP2 family protein: MSTTPLPPSDALPRFAIDRRLCVAANHWGARRAVGVFFGIISRLGDGVFWYSLMLLLALVDGRHGRLAALQMAATGLTALMLYRLLKRWTRRPRPFRNCPGVIAHVPPLDEFSFPSGHTLQAVAFTVVALAWYPVLAPLLLSFTVLVAASRVILGLHYPSDVLAAIAIGSGLGSLSLYVSSLM, from the coding sequence ATGAGCACCACGCCGCTGCCGCCGTCTGACGCACTGCCGCGGTTCGCCATCGACCGGCGGCTTTGCGTCGCCGCGAATCATTGGGGTGCCCGGCGGGCCGTCGGCGTGTTCTTCGGCATCATCAGCCGCCTGGGCGATGGAGTGTTCTGGTATTCGCTGATGCTGCTGCTCGCCCTGGTCGACGGCCGTCATGGCCGACTCGCCGCCTTGCAGATGGCCGCGACCGGGCTGACCGCGTTGATGCTGTATCGCTTGCTGAAGCGCTGGACACGGCGCCCGCGCCCCTTCCGCAATTGCCCGGGCGTCATTGCCCACGTGCCGCCGCTCGATGAGTTCAGCTTTCCCTCCGGCCACACGCTGCAAGCCGTCGCGTTCACCGTCGTCGCGCTGGCCTGGTACCCCGTGCTTGCGCCATTGCTGCTGAGCTTTACGGTGCTGGTCGCCGCATCGCGCGTGATTCTCGGCCTGCATTATCCGAGCGACGTGCTGGCTGCCATCGCGATCGGCAGCGGTCTGGGCAGCTTGTCGCTGTATGTCTCCTCGCTGATGTAA
- a CDS encoding TetR/AcrR family transcriptional regulator C-terminal domain-containing protein, protein MKVAREPVVQAGLKLLNEVGLEGLTLRGIAAELGVKAPSLYWRFKSKQDLIDEMATEVLAGLVPGLVNDGPPKGWRAGCLNFSLALRAALLRYRDGARMVGGSHMRDGSLYQPMERILEAFQGEGIAPSDATACLGTVYSYVIGFTLEQQAVLSPTGERDPRYALEAREQRVDAERFPLTRSIGADLFDGYDERFERGVRMIVDGFAASLARPDQRPK, encoded by the coding sequence ATGAAAGTCGCACGCGAACCGGTAGTTCAGGCCGGATTGAAGCTCCTGAACGAGGTAGGCCTGGAAGGACTGACCCTGCGTGGCATTGCCGCCGAACTGGGCGTCAAGGCGCCCAGCCTCTATTGGCGCTTCAAGAGCAAGCAGGATTTGATCGACGAGATGGCGACCGAGGTGCTCGCAGGGTTGGTTCCCGGTCTGGTGAATGACGGTCCGCCGAAGGGCTGGCGCGCCGGTTGCCTGAATTTCAGTCTGGCCTTGCGTGCGGCCTTGCTGCGCTATCGCGATGGCGCCCGCATGGTCGGCGGCTCGCACATGCGCGATGGCAGCCTGTATCAGCCGATGGAGCGAATCCTTGAAGCTTTCCAGGGAGAAGGCATTGCGCCGTCGGACGCGACCGCCTGCCTGGGCACCGTCTACAGCTATGTGATCGGTTTTACGCTGGAGCAGCAGGCGGTGCTGTCGCCCACCGGCGAACGCGATCCGCGTTATGCGCTGGAAGCGCGCGAGCAACGAGTGGATGCGGAGCGATTTCCGCTCACCCGCAGCATCGGTGCGGATCTGTTCGATGGCTACGACGAGCGGTTCGAGCGTGGCGTACGCATGATCGTGGATGGGTTTGCCGCGTCGCTTGCGCGCCCGGATCAGCGGCCGAAGTAG
- a CDS encoding MerC domain-containing protein, with amino-acid sequence MASEQESKTRLWSIADRIGAAASFLCAIHCAALPFVLAFLPLIGLSFLGSHEFERGFVLFASALAMFALGNGYRRHRRPLPLLLALPGLILLIIGVTFAEHYSIMLHSVMVTCGGFLLAAGHFVNLRLDRQLGHAHHGHAH; translated from the coding sequence ATGGCCTCCGAGCAAGAAAGCAAAACCCGGTTATGGTCGATTGCCGATCGCATTGGTGCGGCGGCGTCGTTTCTTTGCGCAATCCACTGTGCGGCCTTGCCGTTCGTGCTCGCCTTCCTGCCGCTCATTGGCCTGAGCTTCCTGGGCAGTCATGAGTTCGAGCGGGGCTTTGTGCTGTTCGCCAGTGCTCTGGCCATGTTTGCGCTCGGCAACGGTTATCGCCGCCATCGTCGTCCGCTGCCGCTGTTGCTCGCCTTGCCCGGGCTGATCCTCCTGATCATTGGCGTCACTTTCGCCGAACACTACTCGATCATGCTGCACAGCGTGATGGTGACCTGCGGTGGTTTTCTGCTGGCGGCAGGGCATTTCGTCAACTTGCGCCTGGATCGCCAACTGGGCCATGCGCATCATGGTCATGCGCATTGA
- the accD gene encoding acetyl-CoA carboxylase, carboxyltransferase subunit beta: MNWLQKIMTPRERAQNSAAGKGKVPEGVWEKCGGCGAVLYRPELERNLMVCPKCGHHHAIEARARLNAFLDEGSAQELWASMEPTDPLKFRDSKKYRDRIVAAQKSTGEKDALLAMSGKLKGRPLMAVAFEFNYMGGSMGSVVGEKFTRAAERALADRSALVCFSATGGARMQEALFSLMQMAKTSAALARMRDAGVPYISVLTHPTTGGVSASLGMLGDLNVAEPKALIGFAGPRVIEQTVRETLPEGFQRSEFLVEHGAIDMIVDRREMRDKLADVLGLLMKAPRAA, from the coding sequence ATGAACTGGCTGCAAAAAATCATGACTCCGCGCGAGCGCGCGCAGAACTCCGCCGCTGGTAAGGGCAAGGTGCCCGAAGGTGTGTGGGAGAAATGTGGCGGTTGTGGTGCGGTGCTGTATCGGCCGGAGCTGGAACGTAACCTGATGGTCTGCCCCAAGTGCGGGCATCACCATGCCATAGAGGCGCGTGCGCGTCTTAATGCCTTCCTCGACGAAGGCAGTGCGCAGGAGTTGTGGGCCAGCATGGAGCCCACCGATCCGCTGAAATTCCGCGACTCGAAAAAATACCGCGACCGCATCGTCGCCGCGCAGAAGTCCACCGGCGAGAAAGACGCGCTGCTGGCGATGAGCGGCAAGCTCAAGGGACGTCCGCTGATGGCGGTGGCGTTTGAGTTCAACTACATGGGCGGTTCGATGGGCTCGGTCGTGGGCGAGAAATTCACTCGTGCCGCCGAACGTGCGCTTGCCGATCGCAGTGCCCTGGTGTGCTTCTCCGCCACCGGCGGTGCACGCATGCAGGAAGCGCTGTTCTCGCTGATGCAGATGGCCAAGACCTCTGCCGCGCTCGCGCGCATGCGCGATGCCGGCGTGCCCTATATCAGCGTGTTGACGCATCCGACCACCGGTGGCGTTTCGGCCAGCCTGGGCATGTTGGGCGATCTCAACGTGGCCGAACCGAAGGCGCTGATCGGCTTTGCCGGCCCGCGTGTGATCGAGCAGACCGTGCGCGAAACGCTGCCCGAAGGCTTCCAGCGTTCGGAGTTCCTGGTCGAGCACGGTGCCATCGACATGATCGTTGATCGTCGCGAAATGCGTGACAAGCTGGCCGATGTGCTGGGCTTGTTGATGAAGGCGCCGCGCGCTGCCTGA
- a CDS encoding DUF4399 domain-containing protein, with protein MKRILFALALTSLTAAAFAADAPGLPVTKAPAGAEVYIVSPKDGATVGQSVTVVFGLKGMGVAPAGVKKEGTGHHHLLVDVKELPTAGQPIPKDDTHLHFGNGQTETTIKLAPGTHTLQLELADENHIPFDPAIVSKKITVHVK; from the coding sequence ATGAAACGCATCCTGTTTGCCCTGGCGCTGACCTCGCTTACTGCGGCGGCCTTTGCCGCCGATGCTCCTGGCCTTCCGGTGACCAAAGCGCCGGCCGGTGCAGAGGTCTATATTGTCTCGCCCAAGGACGGTGCCACCGTCGGCCAGTCGGTGACCGTCGTCTTTGGCCTCAAGGGCATGGGCGTGGCACCCGCGGGCGTCAAGAAGGAAGGGACCGGCCATCACCACCTGCTGGTCGACGTGAAGGAACTGCCGACCGCCGGCCAGCCGATTCCCAAAGACGACACGCACCTGCACTTCGGCAACGGCCAGACCGAAACCACGATCAAGCTGGCGCCCGGCACGCATACGCTGCAGCTGGAGCTGGCCGACGAGAACCATATCCCGTTCGACCCGGCGATCGTTTCGAAGAAGATCACGGTGCATGTGAAGTAA
- a CDS encoding transcriptional repressor — translation MIRVEVNALTQSATSKDHSHGHHHHDDAAGFVRAVEEASEERGLRLTPLRKEVLELIAAAGKPIKAYDLLDQLRERHGNAAPPTVYRALDFLLEHQFIHKLESINAFVSCHHPAEAHQVPFLICDVCSSAQEVCDERVAELIDAQARAFGFRAQGQTLEVHGVCKDCRKS, via the coding sequence ATGATCCGCGTCGAGGTGAATGCATTGACTCAAAGCGCAACCAGTAAAGACCATAGCCATGGGCATCATCATCACGATGACGCAGCCGGCTTCGTGCGCGCCGTCGAAGAGGCCAGCGAAGAGCGCGGGCTGCGTCTGACGCCGCTGCGTAAGGAAGTCCTCGAACTGATCGCGGCGGCGGGCAAGCCGATCAAGGCGTATGACCTGCTCGATCAACTGCGCGAGCGTCATGGCAATGCCGCGCCGCCGACGGTGTACCGCGCACTGGATTTCCTGCTCGAGCATCAGTTCATCCACAAGCTCGAGTCGATCAATGCCTTCGTGTCCTGCCATCATCCGGCCGAGGCGCACCAGGTGCCGTTCCTGATCTGCGATGTCTGCTCGAGTGCGCAGGAAGTCTGCGACGAGCGCGTTGCCGAACTGATCGACGCGCAGGCCAGGGCCTTCGGTTTCCGCGCGCAAGGGCAAACGCTGGAAGTGCACGGCGTGTGCAAGGACTGCCGCAAGAGTTGA
- the trpA gene encoding tryptophan synthase subunit alpha, translated as MSRIDRRFAALKQAGRTGLIPFVTAGDPSPEHAVVLMHALVEAGADVIELGVPFSDPMADGPVIQHASERAIAKGVGLAQVLGWVSEFRQRDADTPIVLMGYLNPVEIHGYGRFAAEAKAAGVDGVLLVDCPLEESAVLQPLRDAGLQQILLAAPTTAPARMAQLCGAAEGFLYYVSFAGITGAGHLSTRDIAARVADIRSRAKTPVAVGFGVRDAQSAKEIASFADAVVIGSALVDRLSGAATAHEVATRAREFLHPIRTALDAH; from the coding sequence ATGAGCCGTATCGATCGCCGCTTTGCCGCGCTCAAGCAAGCCGGCCGCACCGGGCTGATTCCCTTCGTCACGGCGGGCGATCCGTCGCCCGAACACGCCGTCGTGCTGATGCATGCGCTGGTCGAAGCCGGTGCCGACGTGATCGAGCTGGGCGTGCCGTTTTCCGACCCGATGGCCGATGGCCCGGTGATCCAGCACGCCAGCGAGCGTGCCATCGCCAAGGGCGTGGGTCTGGCGCAGGTGCTCGGCTGGGTCAGCGAGTTCCGCCAGCGCGATGCCGATACGCCGATCGTGTTGATGGGGTATCTGAACCCGGTCGAGATTCACGGCTACGGGCGTTTTGCCGCCGAAGCCAAGGCCGCCGGGGTCGACGGCGTACTGCTGGTGGATTGCCCGCTGGAAGAGTCCGCTGTGCTCCAGCCCTTGCGCGACGCCGGCTTGCAGCAGATCCTGCTGGCCGCGCCGACCACCGCACCCGCGCGTATGGCGCAGCTATGCGGGGCCGCGGAGGGTTTCCTGTATTATGTCTCGTTTGCCGGCATCACCGGCGCGGGCCATTTGAGCACCCGCGATATCGCTGCCCGCGTGGCCGATATCCGGAGCCGCGCCAAGACGCCGGTGGCGGTAGGCTTTGGTGTGCGCGATGCGCAAAGCGCCAAGGAGATCGCTAGCTTTGCCGATGCGGTGGTGATCGGCAGTGCGTTGGTCGACCGGCTCTCAGGGGCGGCGACGGCTCACGAGGTCGCCACGCGAGCGCGGGAGTTCCTGCACCCGATCCGCACGGCGCTGGATGCACACTGA
- a CDS encoding transporter, whose protein sequence is MATLCLATPAWADDEPSYDRPGYGFAPSALGRGGFAYEQGLPTWTLSHDDGVRSSQYTTDSLLRIGLGANLELQLGSSPFNRLSQSGQGSSQVSYGHGDSSLGLKLGLPSSDPNWSWALLGTVEFTDGARDIRNDRRQYTLGLAVQQQVDDKQQWSYFAQAQQMGGQSNFIAAADYNYAITKAWGVYGEIAGLHGDGQNGMQIGNGFTWLPNPRLQFDVSWRRRIAGHANDWEGGLGVAIYFGR, encoded by the coding sequence ATGGCGACGCTATGTCTGGCCACGCCGGCCTGGGCCGATGACGAGCCCAGCTACGACCGGCCCGGCTATGGCTTTGCGCCAAGCGCCCTGGGACGCGGCGGTTTTGCCTATGAACAGGGCCTGCCGACCTGGACGCTGAGCCACGATGACGGCGTGCGCAGTAGCCAGTACACCACCGACAGCCTGCTGCGCATCGGCCTGGGCGCCAACCTGGAGCTGCAGCTGGGCAGTTCGCCATTCAACCGGCTGAGTCAGAGCGGCCAGGGGAGCTCACAGGTGAGCTACGGCCATGGCGACAGCTCGCTGGGGTTGAAGCTCGGCCTGCCCTCCTCCGATCCGAACTGGAGTTGGGCTCTGTTGGGCACGGTCGAATTCACCGATGGTGCCCGCGACATCCGCAATGATCGCCGTCAGTACACGCTGGGGCTTGCCGTGCAGCAACAGGTGGACGACAAGCAACAGTGGAGTTATTTCGCTCAGGCGCAGCAGATGGGCGGGCAAAGCAACTTCATTGCCGCCGCCGACTACAACTATGCGATCACCAAGGCCTGGGGCGTGTATGGCGAGATCGCGGGACTGCATGGCGACGGGCAGAACGGCATGCAGATCGGCAACGGCTTTACCTGGTTACCGAATCCGCGCCTGCAGTTCGACGTTTCATGGCGCCGGCGCATCGCCGGACATGCCAACGATTGGGAAGGCGGATTGGGCGTGGCGATCTACTTCGGCCGCTGA
- a CDS encoding cation diffusion facilitator family transporter, with protein MNSTHAHSHDHDDHAHHDHDHGAAAGAGRERKLLFAFVLTVLMMVAEAFGGFWSGSLALLADAGHMLVDSLALLLAVVGAWLAKRPADARRTYGYGRLEVLAGFVNALTQFVLVAFIAYEAIMRLFHPGEILSGVMLVVALIGLAVNVVVLRTLHGHAHDDVNLAGATLHVLGDLLGSVAAVLAALAVRWLGWNWADPVLSMLVSLLILGSAWGLLRRSAHILLEGVPEGMDTAEITETLRHADASIRDVHHVHVWQLASGSRMATLHAEVHEDGQSAQALKVIKDVLNDRFGIQHATVQIDPGPCPDEPLGCAGHGHP; from the coding sequence ATGAACTCCACACACGCGCATTCGCACGACCATGACGATCATGCGCACCACGACCATGATCACGGTGCCGCAGCCGGCGCAGGTCGTGAACGCAAGCTGCTGTTTGCCTTTGTCCTGACCGTACTGATGATGGTCGCCGAGGCCTTTGGCGGCTTTTGGTCCGGCTCGCTGGCGCTGCTGGCGGATGCCGGACATATGCTGGTCGACTCGCTAGCCTTGCTGCTTGCCGTTGTCGGCGCATGGCTGGCCAAGCGTCCGGCCGATGCGCGGCGCACCTATGGTTATGGGCGGTTGGAGGTACTTGCCGGTTTCGTCAATGCGCTGACGCAGTTCGTGCTGGTCGCTTTTATCGCCTATGAGGCGATCATGCGCCTGTTCCACCCGGGCGAGATTCTGTCCGGTGTGATGCTGGTGGTGGCGTTGATTGGCCTGGCCGTCAACGTGGTGGTTCTGCGCACGCTCCACGGTCATGCTCACGACGACGTCAATCTGGCGGGCGCGACCTTGCATGTGCTGGGTGACTTGCTCGGCTCGGTAGCCGCCGTACTGGCTGCGCTGGCGGTGCGTTGGCTGGGCTGGAACTGGGCCGATCCAGTGCTTTCGATGCTGGTTTCGCTGCTTATCCTGGGCAGCGCCTGGGGCCTGCTGCGGCGCTCGGCGCATATCCTGCTGGAGGGCGTGCCCGAGGGCATGGATACCGCCGAAATCACCGAAACCCTGCGTCATGCCGATGCATCGATCCGCGATGTTCACCACGTTCACGTCTGGCAGCTGGCCTCCGGTTCGCGCATGGCGACCTTGCATGCCGAGGTACACGAAGACGGCCAAAGTGCGCAGGCGCTGAAAGTCATCAAGGACGTACTGAACGATCGCTTCGGCATTCAGCATGCCACCGTGCAGATCGATCCGGGCCCGTGCCCGGACGAGCCCCTGGGCTGTGCCGGTCACGGTCATCCTTAA
- a CDS encoding FAD-dependent oxidoreductase: protein MHPFTPEVLIVGAGPTGLTLACDLARRHISFRLIDAAPEPFRGSRGKGTQPRSLEVLEDLGVAEELLRDGRFHLPIRFYRADGGHEDTDLHAGRHPRPDVPYASSMLIPQWRVEKAIRERMLALGGQVEYGVSLTAVEQDLDGVTATLTHADGRTEQVRSAYVVGCDGGRSTTRKLAGIAFDGETIETHRMLVGDVSATGLDRDHWHTWRGNDGFVALCPLPGTQQFQCQASIGPAFDEEPSLQAFQRIVQERSGRTDIVLSDPTWMSLWRANVRMVDHYRVGRLFLAGDAAHVHSPAGGQGMNTGIQDAYNLGWKLAAVLRGADQALLDSYEEERLPVAQWLLGLSSKLHLQTFNDQRIAGRRDEETLQLGIHYRHGALSRELRMEPGSLRAGDRAPDAPGLRDAQGEHRLFDLFRGPHITVLAFGEGWDAMLEALRVRHGDALNIVAIGDGLADTAGYATAAYGVDGSALFVVRPDGYIGLATQDRSALPVEQYLSLLLA from the coding sequence ATGCATCCCTTTACGCCGGAAGTACTGATTGTTGGCGCAGGCCCCACCGGCCTCACCCTGGCCTGCGACCTGGCCCGCCGCCACATTTCGTTCCGCCTGATCGATGCCGCCCCGGAGCCGTTCCGCGGCTCGCGCGGCAAGGGCACCCAGCCGCGCAGCCTTGAAGTGCTTGAGGACCTGGGCGTTGCCGAAGAGCTTTTGCGCGATGGCCGCTTCCACCTGCCGATTCGCTTCTATCGCGCCGACGGCGGCCACGAGGACACGGATCTGCATGCCGGCCGCCATCCGCGGCCCGATGTCCCCTATGCATCGTCGATGCTGATTCCCCAGTGGCGCGTGGAGAAGGCGATCCGCGAACGCATGCTGGCACTCGGTGGGCAGGTGGAATACGGCGTATCCCTCACGGCGGTCGAGCAGGACCTCGATGGTGTGACAGCTACACTCACGCATGCCGATGGCCGCACCGAGCAGGTGCGCAGCGCTTATGTGGTCGGTTGCGATGGTGGGCGCAGTACAACGCGCAAGCTGGCCGGCATTGCCTTCGATGGCGAGACCATCGAGACACATCGCATGCTGGTTGGCGACGTCAGCGCCACCGGTCTGGACCGCGATCACTGGCATACCTGGCGTGGCAACGACGGGTTTGTCGCACTGTGTCCCCTCCCCGGCACACAGCAGTTTCAATGTCAGGCAAGCATTGGACCGGCTTTTGACGAGGAACCGTCGCTCCAGGCATTCCAGCGCATCGTTCAGGAGCGCAGCGGCCGTACGGATATCGTGCTGTCCGACCCCACCTGGATGTCGCTATGGCGCGCCAACGTGCGCATGGTCGATCACTACCGTGTCGGCCGGCTGTTCCTGGCCGGCGACGCGGCGCATGTACATTCCCCCGCGGGCGGCCAGGGGATGAATACCGGTATCCAGGATGCGTACAACCTGGGCTGGAAGCTGGCTGCGGTGCTTCGTGGCGCCGATCAGGCACTGCTCGATAGCTACGAAGAAGAGCGACTGCCGGTGGCCCAATGGCTGCTGGGGCTGTCGAGCAAACTGCATCTGCAGACCTTCAACGATCAGCGCATTGCCGGCAGGCGCGATGAAGAAACCTTGCAGCTAGGGATCCATTACCGCCATGGGGCGCTAAGCCGCGAGCTGCGCATGGAACCTGGCTCGCTGCGCGCCGGCGACCGTGCGCCGGATGCGCCCGGCTTGCGCGATGCGCAGGGAGAGCATCGTCTGTTTGATCTTTTCCGTGGCCCTCACATTACCGTGCTGGCTTTTGGTGAGGGATGGGATGCGATGCTCGAAGCGTTGCGTGTGCGCCATGGCGATGCATTGAACATCGTGGCCATCGGCGATGGGCTTGCGGATACCGCAGGCTATGCAACCGCCGCTTATGGTGTGGATGGAAGCGCGCTGTTTGTCGTGCGCCCTGATGGCTATATCGGGCTGGCTACTCAGGATCGATCGGCTTTGCCGGTAGAGCAGTACTTGTCGCTGCTGCTGGCGTGA
- a CDS encoding glycosyltransferase family 1 protein, with translation MRIGIVSETYPPEINGVALTVHSLAAGLAAHGHSVDLIRPRQSTSFDDEPGIDTLEVRGAALPRYPGLRFGLPAGRHLRQRWSRQRPDAIYVATEGPLGWSAVRAAKSMGIPVATGFHTRFDTYADHYGVGFLTPMVRNYLRNFHNRASATLVPTDALANELTALGVSTARLLRRAVDTQMFNPEYRDASLRASWQVDETTPVVLYVGRIAAEKNLDLAVRSFRAIQQRVPQARYVWVGDGPAREALQRNHPDFIFAGMLRGEALARHYASADMFVFPSLSETFGNVILEALSAGLPVVAYEEGAAREHLFTGVNGHCIASGNETAFIEAAATLAAQPKQLHMLGKTARESVINLSPEAVIREFETLLRRLGEENAHEHHAAAAV, from the coding sequence ATGCGCATCGGCATTGTCAGCGAGACTTATCCACCCGAAATCAACGGCGTTGCACTGACCGTGCATAGTCTCGCTGCCGGCCTTGCCGCGCACGGACACAGCGTCGACCTGATTCGTCCCCGCCAGTCGACGTCTTTCGACGACGAGCCCGGCATCGATACGCTGGAAGTCCGCGGCGCGGCCCTGCCACGCTACCCGGGCCTGCGTTTTGGGCTACCAGCCGGCCGACATCTTCGCCAGCGCTGGAGTCGACAGCGTCCGGACGCGATCTATGTGGCCACCGAAGGCCCGCTTGGCTGGTCGGCCGTACGCGCCGCCAAGAGCATGGGCATCCCTGTCGCCACCGGCTTTCATACCCGCTTCGACACCTATGCCGATCACTACGGCGTCGGCTTCCTGACGCCGATGGTGCGCAACTACCTGCGCAACTTCCACAATCGCGCATCGGCCACCCTCGTGCCGACCGATGCGCTCGCCAACGAACTGACCGCGCTGGGCGTATCGACCGCGCGCCTGCTGCGCCGCGCGGTCGACACGCAGATGTTCAATCCTGAATATCGCGATGCTTCCCTGCGAGCCAGTTGGCAGGTCGACGAAACAACGCCAGTGGTGCTGTACGTCGGACGTATCGCTGCTGAAAAAAATCTGGATCTCGCCGTGCGCAGCTTCCGCGCGATCCAGCAGCGCGTGCCGCAAGCGCGCTATGTGTGGGTCGGCGACGGTCCGGCGCGCGAAGCGCTGCAGCGCAACCATCCCGACTTTATTTTTGCCGGCATGCTGCGCGGCGAAGCCCTGGCGCGGCATTACGCCAGTGCCGACATGTTCGTCTTCCCCTCGCTCAGCGAAACCTTCGGCAACGTGATTCTCGAAGCGCTTTCCGCCGGCCTGCCGGTCGTGGCCTATGAAGAGGGTGCTGCCCGCGAGCACCTGTTCACCGGCGTCAATGGCCACTGCATCGCCAGCGGCAACGAGACCGCCTTTATTGAAGCGGCGGCCACGCTGGCCGCTCAGCCGAAACAGTTGCACATGCTTGGCAAGACCGCGCGCGAAAGCGTGATCAATCTTTCTCCGGAAGCAGTCATCCGCGAATTCGAAACATTGCTGCGCCGACTCGGTGAGGAGAACGCTCATGAGCACCACGCCGCTGCCGCCGTCTGA